The sequence GTGAATATATAAGTTTTTTCTACATTCCTGGTGCAAACATTGTAttgaaaacatttttttttccctttacaGTGCAGTAGCAGATTACCTTTCTAAAGATCTTCCATGCAAGTTGTCCCCTGATGATGTTTTCCTGACAATTGGATGCACACAAGCATTAGAAACCATTGTTACTGTCCTTGCAAATCCCAAATCTAACATTTTACTCCCAAGACCAGGCTTTCCTTATTATGAAGCTAGGGCAGGTTTTTCACATCTTGAGGTCCGACACTACGATCTTGTTCCAGAAAAAGGCTGGGAAGTTGATTTGGATGCTGTTGAGGCTCTGTCAGATGAAAATACGGTTGCCATGGTAATTATTAACCCTGGCAATCCCTGCGGTAATGTTTTCAATTATGAACAATTGAAGAAGGTGCGTAATTTCTTCATGGTTATGGCATTGAAAATTATTATAACGAATACATAGCTGATGGTATTGCTGTATGAATTGTCCATGTGATTCCCAGATTGCAGAGACTGCTAAAAAGCTTGGAATTTTAGTAATTTCTGATGAAGTATATGACCATCTTACATTTGGAAGTAACCCATTTGTACCCATGGGGGTCTTTGCATCCATTGTTCCAGTTGTTACTGTTGGGTCAATATCAAAGAGATGGATTGTTCCTGGCTGGAGACTTGGTTGGCTTGTTACTAATGATCCAGATGGCATTCTTATGAAACAAGGGGTACTTTCTTCATCTCTCAAATTCTATTTTTCCTTCGGTTTCAATTGTTTTCTGCAAATTTTGCATTTTGCGcatgtaaaaattttaaaattaatattggaTTGCAACCTTTAAATTTTGTTGGAATGGATTAGTTTTGTGTGATAAATCTGTAGCTGGCTTACTGACGTAAActgttttgaaataaaatttacgTTCAGCAGGCTCTTTTGTGGTTTGTAACCATTTCATTTCTCATTATCGTGTCAGAGTAACATAATTGGCTTCTTTTTGAGTTGGGCTACTTTGACTTACTGCCCATCCAGAAAAAAATCTCATGCATGTACTGGAACTGCTTTAATGCCATCCAGAAAAAAAATCTCAAGCTCGTAGTATTTGAAGGATGAAGGAACTTTATGCTTCGAGTATTGAAACAAAGAGTTAGATCTCGAGCTTCTTACTGTGATTGGTGTTGAACTTGATAGAAGTGCTCCTGCTATTTTTTACTTTTAagctaaaaataatttaaatacttcGATGAACCATCTTATCTGAGTTATGAAACCTTTTGATATGTCATGAGAAATCATGAAGTTCTTTTTGTCTGCAGATTGTTGATAGCATCAAAGGTTTCTTGAATATTTCCTCTGATCCAGCAACATTTAGTCAGGTTCTTTCTTCGACAGTTGATATTATTTCTCTTTTCTCATTACTTCTTCCTCCATCTATATTGTTTCTCGTTATCCTTTTTACTTTAGCCCTCAAGAAATAAAGATGGATGCACTGATTGGCATAAAATGCTACAAACAAGTGGCATAACCAGGATTTCAATTTTCAGATTCAGGAGGGCaacaatttaaaaattatttcttggTAGACATGATATAATGTTTtcgttattttaattttttaaattttattacagaataaaaaaaataatgggtAAATCATAccagtttaaaaattttctgctGCGCAACAGCTTGGCTTTACCTCTAAGAAGATCCACCCCTGGTTACAAAAATAAGGCCAAGGTTGTTTATCAGTGATCATAGGGCTAGGGAGTAGGACTAGGAGTATCAACTGTTAGCCGTAACTGTAAATCGAGGGTTGTCTTAGTTAAACGTCAATTAATAGCACTTCATTTTTGCTTGAACAGGGGGCTCTTCCACAAATTCTTGAAAATACCCCAGCTGATTTC comes from Henckelia pumila isolate YLH828 chromosome 4, ASM3356847v2, whole genome shotgun sequence and encodes:
- the LOC140860080 gene encoding tyrosine aminotransferase-like, whose amino-acid sequence is MENGGLSRNQWRFRGNEGLTKASALTVRGVLNMLMDNLNANDTRPVIPLGHGDPSAFPSFRTAISAEDALCSAIRTARFNGYSSTVGIPAARSAVADYLSKDLPCKLSPDDVFLTIGCTQALETIVTVLANPKSNILLPRPGFPYYEARAGFSHLEVRHYDLVPEKGWEVDLDAVEALSDENTVAMVIINPGNPCGNVFNYEQLKKIAETAKKLGILVISDEVYDHLTFGSNPFVPMGVFASIVPVVTVGSISKRWIVPGWRLGWLVTNDPDGILMKQGIVDSIKGFLNISSDPATFSQGALPQILENTPADFFEKIIVVLGECANILYDRIKEIPCLTCPSKPEGSMFVMVKLNLHLLEDIKDDLEFCHMLAKEESVIVLPGLAVGLENWLRVTFAVEPSSLDDGLRRIKAFYQKHQKKQ